One region of Synechococcus elongatus PCC 11801 genomic DNA includes:
- a CDS encoding (Fe-S)-binding protein, translating into MAETTSAIAAATPHLTDACVHCGFCLSDCPSYRVLGRETDSPRGRVYLMDSLKQGRIELTDTVVEHFDSCLGCLACTSACPSGVQYDQLIDQMRQRIAQEHQRPWPEALWRKLLFTFLPYPQRLRPILRLGQIYQSSGLQAWVNRQPLLQKFPQLAAASALLPPLSESSFRDDWPTVLPAQGDRRFRVGLLLGCVQRLFNPEVNAAAVRVLQANGCEVVIPPQQGCCGAVAHHQGEMQQAQDLARAVITSFEAENLDAILVTASGCGHTLKHYGDILANDPEWSDRAQKLADRVQDVQEFLANVGLTTELQPLQDAPLAIVYQDACHMLHGQKICNQPRQLLQQIPGVELREPVDAQLCCGSAGIYNLVQPEIAAELGQQKARSLAATGAQVIASANIGCYVQIQRHLREQGLNLPILHPLQLLDQAIASSSSSQI; encoded by the coding sequence GTGGCTGAAACGACAAGCGCGATCGCAGCGGCGACACCGCACCTCACCGACGCCTGTGTTCACTGCGGCTTTTGCCTCTCGGATTGCCCTAGCTATCGCGTTCTAGGACGCGAGACGGATTCCCCGCGCGGTCGTGTCTACTTAATGGACAGTCTCAAGCAGGGACGCATTGAGCTGACCGATACGGTCGTTGAGCATTTCGATAGCTGCTTGGGTTGTTTGGCTTGTACTAGTGCTTGCCCATCAGGGGTGCAGTACGACCAACTGATCGACCAGATGCGGCAGCGCATCGCCCAAGAACACCAGCGACCTTGGCCAGAAGCGCTGTGGCGGAAGTTGCTGTTTACCTTCTTGCCCTATCCCCAACGATTGCGCCCAATTCTGCGACTAGGGCAGATCTACCAATCATCTGGACTGCAAGCCTGGGTCAACCGCCAGCCACTCTTGCAAAAGTTTCCACAACTGGCAGCAGCCTCTGCCCTCTTGCCACCGCTGAGTGAATCGAGCTTCCGAGACGATTGGCCAACCGTGCTACCCGCCCAAGGCGATCGCCGCTTCCGTGTAGGTCTGCTGCTGGGCTGCGTGCAACGGCTGTTTAATCCCGAGGTCAATGCGGCGGCAGTGCGGGTGCTGCAAGCTAACGGCTGCGAAGTTGTGATCCCACCCCAGCAGGGATGTTGCGGCGCGGTTGCCCATCATCAAGGGGAGATGCAGCAGGCACAAGATCTGGCGCGCGCCGTGATCACCAGCTTTGAGGCAGAAAATCTCGATGCCATTTTGGTGACGGCTTCTGGTTGTGGTCACACCCTCAAGCATTACGGCGACATTTTGGCCAATGATCCCGAGTGGAGCGATCGCGCTCAGAAACTAGCCGATCGCGTCCAAGATGTTCAAGAATTTCTGGCCAATGTTGGTCTGACGACTGAACTACAACCGCTGCAAGATGCACCGTTGGCGATCGTCTACCAAGACGCTTGCCATATGTTGCACGGCCAGAAAATTTGCAATCAACCACGGCAACTGTTGCAGCAAATTCCTGGCGTGGAATTGCGAGAGCCCGTCGATGCCCAACTTTGTTGCGGTAGTGCAGGCATTTATAACCTTGTTCAACCTGAAATAGCCGCTGAACTCGGCCAGCAAAAGGCGCGATCGCTAGCAGCAACGGGTGCCCAAGTCATTGCATCAGCCAACATTGGTTGCTATGTGCAAATTCAACGCCACTTGCGAGAACAAGGACTGAACTTGCCAATCTTGCATCCTCTACAGTTGCTTGACCAAGCGATCGCATCTTCTAGCAGTAGTCAGATTTAA
- a CDS encoding FAD-binding oxidoreductase produces the protein MAAAASLADWKAASAPFPLSERSGGELARLGDPDWWVPPDLDALAELMQKAAAEGWRVLPAGRGTRLDWGGLGNPVNAVISTAGCDRLIEHAAADLTVTVEAGMTLGQLQAILAEAGQWLPFDPIAGDSSSLGALVATGMSGSLRHRYGSLRDFLIGIAFLRHDGQWAKGGGRVVKNVAGYDMMKLLHGSWGSLGLIGKLTFRTYPLPSAWSTIACQGDREAILQLRSQLIRSDLTPVAFDLLAPATAERLGLRSQWTLLLRFGSVAISVQEQQQAVEAQATRLGLAAMTVEETVWSQLNHACEPQTNAATLLKLALLPSQLPQFLTELEAIAPEALGRIHAASGAGWLMWPETTPTVETILRLRRSCEVAEGFLSVLAAPISLKQQLDIWGYPGQGLAVMRSIKRQFDPQFRLAPGRFLAGLEE, from the coding sequence ATGGCTGCGGCTGCCAGCTTGGCCGATTGGAAGGCCGCATCTGCACCGTTTCCACTGTCGGAGCGCAGTGGGGGTGAACTGGCACGTCTGGGTGATCCCGACTGGTGGGTGCCGCCCGATCTCGATGCTTTAGCGGAGCTGATGCAGAAAGCCGCAGCTGAGGGCTGGCGAGTCCTACCAGCGGGACGCGGCACGCGACTGGATTGGGGCGGACTCGGAAACCCTGTCAATGCGGTGATTAGTACGGCTGGCTGCGATCGCCTGATTGAACATGCGGCGGCTGACCTGACAGTGACCGTGGAAGCGGGCATGACCCTTGGGCAACTGCAAGCCATTCTCGCGGAGGCTGGTCAGTGGCTGCCCTTTGACCCGATCGCCGGTGACTCCTCGAGTTTGGGTGCCTTGGTCGCCACAGGTATGTCGGGATCACTGCGCCATCGCTACGGTAGTTTGCGCGACTTTTTAATTGGCATTGCTTTCCTACGCCACGACGGACAGTGGGCGAAGGGCGGTGGCCGCGTCGTTAAGAATGTCGCTGGCTACGACATGATGAAGCTGCTACATGGCTCTTGGGGCAGCTTGGGGCTGATTGGCAAGCTGACCTTCCGCACCTATCCGCTTCCCAGTGCTTGGAGCACGATCGCTTGCCAAGGCGATCGCGAGGCGATTTTGCAACTGCGATCGCAACTGATTCGTAGCGACCTCACCCCCGTTGCTTTTGATTTGCTCGCTCCCGCGACGGCTGAACGCTTGGGGCTGCGATCGCAGTGGACGCTGCTTCTACGCTTTGGCTCGGTGGCTATCAGCGTGCAGGAACAACAACAGGCTGTTGAGGCACAGGCAACCCGCTTGGGTCTGGCAGCAATGACTGTCGAGGAAACGGTTTGGAGCCAACTGAATCACGCCTGTGAGCCACAAACCAACGCCGCAACGCTGTTGAAGCTAGCGCTTTTGCCCAGTCAGTTACCGCAGTTCCTCACAGAATTAGAGGCGATCGCGCCGGAAGCCTTGGGGCGAATCCATGCGGCGAGTGGAGCAGGTTGGTTGATGTGGCCGGAAACAACGCCGACCGTTGAGACGATCTTGCGGCTGCGGCGCAGTTGTGAGGTCGCTGAAGGATTCCTATCGGTCTTGGCAGCGCCGATCAGCTTGAAGCAACAGCTGGATATTTGGGGCTATCCCGGTCAAGGGCTAGCGGTGATGCGATCGATCAAACGACAATTTGATCCGCAATTCCGATTAGCCCCCGGACGCTTTTTGGCTGGTTTAGAGGAGTAA
- a CDS encoding NADP-dependent isocitrate dehydrogenase, which yields MYEKIQPPSEGSKIRFEAGKPIVPDNPIIPFIRGDGTGVDIWPATERVLDAAVAKAYGGQRKITWFKVYAGDEACDLYGTYQYLPEDTLTAIREYGVAIKGPLTTPIGGGIRSLNVALRQIFDLYACVRPCRYYTGTPSPHRTPEQLDVVVYRENTEDIYLGIEWKQGDPTGDRLIKLLNEDFIPNSPSLGKKQIRLDSGIGIKPISKTGSQRLIRRAIEHALRLEGRKRHVTLVHKGNIMKFTEGAFRDWGYELATTEFRTDCVTERESWILSNQEKQPDISLEENARMIEPGYDSMTPEKQAAVVAEVKEVLDSIGATHGNGQWKSKVLVDDRIADSIFQQIQTRPGEYSVLATMNLNGDYISDAAAAVVGGLGMAPGANIGDEAAIFEATHGTAPKHAGLDRINPGSVILSGVMMLEYLGWQEAADLITKGISQAIANREVTYDLARLMEPAVDQPLKCSEFAEAIVKHFDD from the coding sequence ATGTACGAGAAGATTCAACCCCCCAGCGAAGGCAGCAAAATTCGCTTTGAAGCCGGCAAGCCGATTGTTCCCGACAACCCGATCATCCCTTTCATCCGTGGCGACGGTACCGGCGTTGATATCTGGCCGGCAACTGAGCGTGTTCTTGATGCAGCCGTTGCCAAAGCCTATGGCGGTCAGCGCAAAATCACTTGGTTCAAGGTCTACGCTGGCGACGAAGCCTGCGACCTCTACGGCACCTATCAATACCTGCCGGAAGATACGCTGACGGCGATTCGGGAATATGGCGTTGCCATCAAAGGTCCGCTGACCACGCCGATCGGTGGCGGTATTCGATCGCTGAACGTGGCGCTGCGGCAAATCTTTGACCTCTATGCCTGTGTGCGTCCCTGTCGCTACTACACCGGTACACCTTCACCGCACCGGACGCCGGAACAACTCGATGTGGTGGTCTACCGCGAGAACACTGAGGACATCTACCTCGGCATCGAATGGAAGCAGGGTGACCCCACCGGCGATCGCCTGATCAAGCTGCTGAATGAGGACTTTATTCCCAACAGCCCCAGCTTGGGTAAGAAGCAAATCCGTCTCGATTCCGGCATTGGCATCAAGCCGATCAGCAAAACCGGTAGCCAGCGCTTGATTCGTCGTGCGATCGAGCATGCGCTGCGCCTCGAAGGCCGTAAGCGTCACGTCACCCTTGTCCACAAGGGCAACATTATGAAGTTCACGGAAGGAGCCTTCCGGGACTGGGGTTATGAGCTAGCGACGACGGAGTTCCGCACCGACTGTGTCACCGAGCGGGAAAGCTGGATTCTCTCGAATCAAGAGAAGCAGCCTGATATCAGCCTGGAAGAAAACGCCCGCATGATTGAGCCGGGCTACGACTCCATGACGCCTGAGAAACAGGCAGCGGTCGTGGCTGAAGTCAAAGAGGTACTCGACAGCATCGGCGCGACCCACGGCAATGGTCAGTGGAAGTCCAAAGTGCTGGTGGACGATCGCATTGCCGACAGCATCTTCCAACAGATTCAGACTCGCCCGGGCGAATACTCGGTGCTGGCGACGATGAACCTGAACGGCGACTATATCTCCGATGCGGCAGCAGCGGTCGTCGGCGGTCTGGGCATGGCGCCTGGGGCGAACATCGGCGATGAAGCGGCGATCTTTGAAGCGACCCATGGCACGGCACCCAAGCATGCTGGCCTCGATCGCATCAACCCCGGCTCTGTCATCCTTTCTGGCGTGATGATGCTGGAGTATCTGGGCTGGCAAGAGGCCGCCGACCTGATTACCAAGGGCATCAGCCAAGCGATCGCCAACCGCGAAGTCACCTACGACTTGGCACGCTTAATGGAACCAGCAGTCGATCAGCCGCTCAAGTGCTCGGAATTTGCCGAAGCAATCGTCAAGCATTTCGACGATTAG
- a CDS encoding HEAT repeat domain-containing protein yields the protein MSAMDLAQLARQLESEQSRDRLIALASLRDVEAEDAVPLIKKVLADESIQVRSMAVFALGIKQTPECLPLLLEVLETEDDYGIRASAAGALGYLQDEQALEPLLRVFYEDTSWLVRFSAAVALGNLQNARARDALIQALDSEEVLLHQAAIAALGEIGAIDAVDQILRFVAAEDWLVRQRLAEALGKLPCDKALSALRYLVKDSHPQVSAAAEHALQQLELGTTAQSESDDFLV from the coding sequence ATGAGCGCGATGGACCTTGCCCAGCTCGCGAGGCAACTGGAGAGTGAGCAATCGCGCGATCGCCTGATTGCGCTGGCTTCTCTGCGGGACGTTGAGGCTGAGGATGCCGTCCCTTTGATTAAAAAAGTGCTGGCTGATGAAAGTATCCAAGTGCGATCGATGGCGGTTTTTGCCCTTGGGATCAAGCAGACCCCTGAGTGTTTGCCCTTGCTCCTAGAGGTGCTGGAAACGGAGGACGATTACGGCATTCGAGCCAGTGCAGCCGGAGCGCTCGGTTATCTCCAGGATGAACAAGCCCTAGAGCCCCTGCTGCGCGTGTTCTACGAAGACACGTCTTGGCTGGTGCGTTTTAGTGCAGCGGTAGCGCTGGGGAATCTGCAAAATGCACGGGCTCGGGATGCTCTGATTCAAGCCCTGGATAGTGAGGAAGTGTTGCTCCATCAAGCTGCGATCGCAGCCTTGGGTGAAATTGGGGCGATCGATGCGGTCGATCAGATTTTGCGCTTTGTAGCCGCTGAAGACTGGCTGGTTCGTCAGCGCTTAGCAGAGGCACTCGGAAAGCTTCCCTGCGATAAGGCCTTATCAGCGCTGCGTTACCTCGTTAAAGATAGCCATCCTCAAGTCTCTGCTGCTGCAGAACATGCCTTACAACAACTGGAACTAGGAACAACTGCTCAGTCTGAGAGTGATGACTTCCTGGTATGA
- a CDS encoding sulfate ABC transporter substrate-binding protein: MGFRSFLPLRPGIKRSLAGGLAAAIAAGSFATTAGARNAQTSAAGSTPQQVAQAKQELVLVSYAVTKAAYDRIIPKFTAKWKREKGQDVTIRGSYGGSGSQTRAILDGLEADIAALALESDTARLERAGLIGKGWQKRLPNNSNLSSSVVVICTRKGNPKKIKGWSDLARPGVRIVTANPKTSGGARWNFLALYGSVAKNGGTEKQAFDFVKKVYDNVPVLAKDARESTDIFYKKNQGDVLLNYENEVILARLNGEDVGNCITPQVNIAIETPIAVVDKIANKRKTKAIADAFTRFVFTPEAQEELAKVGFRPANAAVAQKYRKNFPPIQKLFNIRSFGGWAAADKKFFSDGGIFDQIQGR; encoded by the coding sequence ATGGGCTTCCGTTCTTTCCTCCCGCTTCGGCCTGGTATCAAACGATCGCTGGCAGGTGGTTTAGCCGCCGCGATCGCAGCAGGCAGCTTTGCCACAACCGCCGGAGCGCGCAACGCTCAAACCAGCGCAGCAGGGTCCACCCCGCAGCAGGTCGCACAAGCAAAACAAGAGCTGGTGCTGGTGTCCTATGCAGTCACCAAGGCTGCCTACGATCGCATCATTCCAAAATTCACTGCTAAGTGGAAACGCGAGAAGGGACAAGATGTCACCATTCGCGGTAGCTATGGCGGTTCCGGTTCGCAAACCCGTGCGATCCTCGACGGTCTGGAAGCGGATATCGCAGCTTTGGCCTTGGAATCGGATACCGCTCGCCTAGAACGAGCTGGTTTGATTGGCAAAGGCTGGCAAAAACGCCTGCCCAACAACTCCAACCTCTCTAGCTCTGTGGTGGTGATTTGCACCCGCAAAGGCAATCCCAAGAAAATCAAAGGCTGGTCTGATTTGGCTCGGCCTGGAGTTCGCATTGTGACCGCCAACCCCAAAACCTCGGGTGGGGCTCGTTGGAACTTCCTCGCGCTCTACGGTTCTGTGGCCAAGAATGGCGGTACCGAGAAACAAGCCTTCGACTTCGTGAAGAAGGTCTATGACAACGTCCCCGTATTGGCTAAGGACGCTCGCGAATCCACCGATATCTTCTACAAGAAGAATCAGGGTGATGTACTTCTGAACTACGAGAACGAAGTCATCTTGGCGCGCCTCAACGGTGAAGATGTGGGGAACTGCATCACGCCGCAGGTCAACATTGCGATCGAAACACCGATCGCTGTCGTCGATAAGATCGCGAATAAGCGCAAGACCAAAGCGATCGCAGATGCCTTTACCCGCTTTGTCTTTACCCCTGAAGCCCAAGAGGAACTGGCCAAAGTCGGCTTCCGGCCTGCTAATGCAGCCGTCGCTCAGAAATATCGCAAGAATTTCCCGCCGATTCAAAAGCTATTCAACATTAGAAGCTTTGGCGGCTGGGCTGCAGCAGATAAGAAGTTCTTCTCTGACGGCGGCATCTTCGACCAAATCCAAGGCCGCTAA
- a CDS encoding beta-class carbonic anhydrase, translating to MAVLEEVLQANRNYAESFGTKGSLALPPARQFAILTCMDARLDPAQYAGLKEGDAHVIRNAGGRASDDAIRSLVISYKLLGTKEWFVIHHTDCGMEFFTNSVIGNLLANSLETAVLGPDGFTNVGQGPGSEEGKYIHWLTIDDPIQSVVEDVQRIRKHPLVPANIPIYGYLYDVRSGRLIEVPEATTAGAAR from the coding sequence ATGGCGGTTTTAGAAGAAGTCTTGCAGGCGAACCGAAACTATGCGGAATCGTTTGGAACCAAGGGATCCTTGGCACTGCCACCAGCTCGGCAGTTCGCCATCTTGACCTGCATGGATGCCCGGCTTGATCCCGCGCAGTATGCCGGATTGAAAGAGGGTGATGCCCACGTCATTCGCAATGCTGGAGGCCGTGCCAGTGATGATGCGATTCGCTCGCTCGTCATCTCCTACAAGCTGCTCGGCACCAAAGAGTGGTTTGTGATTCATCACACCGATTGCGGTATGGAGTTCTTCACGAATTCGGTGATTGGCAATCTGCTAGCGAACAGCTTAGAAACCGCTGTTTTAGGCCCCGATGGATTCACCAATGTCGGACAAGGGCCAGGTTCAGAGGAAGGGAAATACATTCACTGGCTAACCATTGATGACCCTATTCAGAGTGTGGTTGAGGATGTGCAGCGTATTCGGAAGCATCCTTTAGTCCCTGCCAATATCCCGATCTATGGCTATCTCTACGATGTGCGATCGGGTCGTTTGATTGAAGTGCCTGAAGCAACGACTGCTGGTGCCGCTCGCTAG
- a CDS encoding catalase family peroxidase: MIRIRNRWFRWLAIALATLVASIGIATVSFAATGVTPDQVLSAIEGTFGVNVGQRRNHIKGTCAVGNFVATAEAKTYSRSPLFSGKSIPVVARFSLAGGNPKAPDTAKNPRGLGLQFQLPNNRFLNMALINTPVFGVASPEGFYENILAIRPDPTTGKPDPEKVKAFREKYPENKAQAAFLASNNPPTSYANTSYFGLHAFKFINQTNQTRLVRWQFVPQDGEKRLTDAELQAAPANFLEQKLIERTQQSPVKWDFWITLGQPGDAEDNPTIAWPSDRQQVKVGTLTLTAASPQPGAACEGINYDPLVLSDGIEPTNDPVLQFRSGVYALSYSKRSRGL, from the coding sequence ATGATCCGTATTCGAAACCGTTGGTTCCGTTGGCTAGCGATCGCTCTTGCTACCCTTGTTGCCAGCATTGGTATTGCAACGGTTAGCTTTGCTGCGACAGGGGTCACACCTGATCAAGTCTTGAGTGCCATTGAAGGGACATTTGGAGTCAACGTAGGGCAACGGCGCAACCACATCAAAGGGACTTGTGCTGTTGGCAATTTTGTCGCGACGGCTGAAGCCAAGACCTACTCGCGATCGCCCCTCTTCTCAGGCAAATCTATTCCCGTTGTGGCTCGTTTCTCCCTCGCAGGAGGCAATCCGAAAGCCCCTGACACTGCCAAAAATCCACGTGGCCTCGGGCTTCAGTTCCAGTTGCCGAATAATCGCTTCTTGAACATGGCACTGATCAATACCCCTGTCTTCGGGGTCGCCAGTCCAGAGGGGTTTTATGAAAACATACTGGCAATTCGACCAGACCCTACAACAGGAAAACCCGATCCCGAAAAGGTGAAGGCATTCCGTGAAAAGTATCCAGAGAATAAAGCTCAGGCTGCCTTTCTCGCTAGTAACAATCCTCCAACTAGTTATGCCAACACAAGCTACTTTGGTCTACACGCCTTTAAGTTCATTAATCAAACCAATCAAACCCGTCTCGTGCGTTGGCAGTTTGTCCCCCAAGATGGTGAAAAGCGACTGACGGATGCGGAACTCCAAGCGGCACCTGCCAATTTTTTGGAACAGAAACTGATTGAAAGAACGCAACAAAGTCCAGTGAAATGGGACTTCTGGATCACGCTGGGTCAGCCCGGCGATGCGGAAGATAATCCAACGATCGCCTGGCCGAGCGATCGCCAGCAGGTAAAAGTTGGAACCCTGACTTTGACGGCTGCTTCTCCACAGCCAGGAGCCGCCTGCGAAGGAATCAACTATGATCCGCTGGTCTTAAGTGATGGAATTGAACCGACCAACGATCCGGTCTTGCAGTTCCGTTCAGGCGTTTATGCACTCTCCTATAGCAAGCGCAGCCGTGGCCTTTAA
- a CDS encoding MgtC/SapB family protein: MNVIFLPQGDWLGLSYRLLLAMLVGAVIGLNRQRGGRPAGMRTFTLVAMGSALFVMVPLQAEGDSSFAAINALSRTVQGVAAGVGFLGAGLILQRAPKTKRSGRPRVSGLTTAATIWITAALGAVIGCGLWQLGLIGAFFTLLTLSGFKRLQRIAWLRQSWERLIAWDAKTLPADTEEEDDD, encoded by the coding sequence ATGAATGTGATCTTTCTTCCTCAAGGCGACTGGCTCGGTCTCTCCTATCGGCTGCTGTTAGCGATGTTGGTAGGTGCCGTGATTGGGCTCAATCGTCAGAGAGGAGGACGACCGGCGGGAATGCGAACCTTCACTCTTGTGGCGATGGGGTCTGCACTGTTTGTGATGGTGCCATTGCAAGCAGAAGGTGACAGCAGCTTTGCTGCGATCAATGCCCTTAGCCGAACCGTGCAGGGGGTTGCTGCAGGCGTGGGCTTTCTTGGAGCTGGACTAATTCTGCAACGCGCTCCCAAAACCAAGCGATCGGGTCGGCCTCGCGTTAGTGGCCTAACCACCGCCGCCACCATTTGGATTACAGCTGCTTTGGGTGCTGTGATTGGCTGTGGCCTTTGGCAACTTGGCCTGATCGGAGCCTTTTTTACCTTGCTGACCCTGAGTGGCTTCAAGCGCTTACAACGAATCGCGTGGCTACGACAAAGCTGGGAACGATTGATCGCTTGGGACGCAAAGACTTTACCCGCCGATACAGAAGAAGAGGACGATGATTAA
- a CDS encoding chromate transporter, which yields MTDSESFTHVQPVYSLKQLTQYFLKLGTLGFGGPIALVGYMHRDLVEERQWVSDAEYQEGLTLAQVAPGPLAAQLSFYLGYVHYGFLGSALVGFAFVLPSFLIVVALGWAYTLYGGLNWMQAVFYGVGAAVIGIIAISAYKLTRKTVGTSWLLWSIYLVNAVTTIVTESERVELILGSGALVLLIKFPPKHWIKQNRLNSFIGLPLIPLLAAVPTATTSLLGQIALFFTQAGAFVFGSGLAIVPFLYGGVVKDFGWLNSQQFLDAVAVAMITPGPVVITTGFIGFLVAGFPGACVAAIAMFIPCYLLTVIPAPYFKKHGKNPKISTFVNGVTVAATGAIAGAVVVLGRQSLHDLPTFLIGLIALISSWKLGKKLPEPLIIVIAAIAGVIFWPKQ from the coding sequence ATGACAGATTCTGAATCTTTCACTCATGTCCAGCCAGTATATTCGCTCAAGCAGCTGACCCAGTATTTTCTGAAGCTGGGAACACTTGGCTTTGGCGGCCCGATCGCCTTAGTTGGCTATATGCATCGGGATCTCGTGGAAGAACGCCAATGGGTCTCTGATGCAGAGTATCAAGAAGGACTGACCCTGGCTCAAGTCGCCCCTGGTCCACTAGCAGCGCAACTATCGTTTTATTTGGGTTATGTCCACTATGGATTTCTAGGGTCAGCATTAGTTGGATTTGCCTTTGTCCTGCCTTCTTTCCTAATCGTTGTTGCACTGGGATGGGCTTACACCCTTTATGGTGGCTTAAATTGGATGCAGGCAGTGTTTTATGGCGTCGGAGCTGCTGTCATTGGCATCATTGCTATCAGTGCATATAAATTAACGCGAAAAACAGTTGGAACAAGCTGGTTATTGTGGAGCATTTATTTGGTTAATGCTGTTACGACAATTGTGACAGAATCAGAACGAGTTGAGCTGATCTTGGGTTCTGGGGCTCTTGTTTTACTCATCAAGTTCCCACCTAAGCACTGGATTAAGCAGAACCGCTTGAATAGTTTCATCGGGTTGCCTCTGATTCCTCTCTTGGCAGCAGTACCCACTGCGACTACAAGTTTGCTCGGTCAGATTGCACTCTTTTTTACCCAAGCAGGTGCATTTGTATTTGGCAGTGGACTCGCGATTGTTCCCTTCTTGTATGGCGGTGTAGTTAAAGACTTTGGTTGGCTCAACTCCCAGCAATTTTTAGATGCTGTTGCTGTTGCAATGATTACACCAGGACCGGTTGTCATTACAACGGGCTTTATTGGCTTTCTAGTGGCTGGATTTCCGGGGGCTTGCGTTGCAGCGATCGCAATGTTTATTCCTTGTTATCTTCTGACAGTAATTCCCGCACCCTATTTTAAAAAGCATGGGAAGAACCCTAAGATTTCTACGTTTGTGAATGGTGTTACTGTCGCAGCTACTGGGGCAATCGCAGGAGCTGTTGTTGTTCTAGGACGACAATCTCTTCACGATCTCCCTACATTTTTGATTGGGCTCATTGCTTTAATTAGCTCATGGAAACTGGGTAAAAAGTTGCCAGAGCCTTTAATCATCGTGATTGCAGCGATCGCAGGAGTCATTTTCTGGCCCAAGCAGTAG
- the cysK gene encoding cysteine synthase A — translation MPQILNRLTEWIGNTPLVRLQETAQQYGAIAEVLLKLEYLNPLGSVKDRTAFNLIQSARSQGLITAGTTLIEPTTGNTGIGLAFAAAAEQLRLILVMPDRVSAERIRLAKLLGAKVVLTPAAEAMLGCIAKAQALQQEIPDSVILQQFQNPANPSIHQATTGPEIWRDTEGEVDIVVAGVGTGGTLMGISRYLKPLRPSLQSIAVQPARSPVLSGGVAGSHQLTGMGPNFVSPLVDHSLIDEVLSAYEEDAIAVIRTCAAREGIPLGISSGAIVWAALQVAKRPENAGKRIVAVCPSGSERYLSSTLLADINLESDDISDWVAIAQSQA, via the coding sequence ATGCCGCAAATTCTCAATCGACTAACGGAATGGATCGGCAATACCCCGCTGGTACGCCTCCAAGAGACAGCTCAGCAATATGGGGCGATCGCGGAAGTGCTGCTCAAGTTGGAATATTTGAATCCGCTGGGAAGTGTCAAAGATCGCACAGCTTTTAACTTGATCCAGTCGGCGCGATCGCAGGGACTGATTACCGCTGGAACTACCCTGATCGAACCCACCACCGGCAACACCGGAATTGGTTTGGCTTTTGCAGCGGCGGCTGAACAGTTGCGGCTGATTCTCGTCATGCCCGATCGCGTCAGTGCTGAGCGGATCCGCTTGGCCAAACTGCTTGGGGCAAAAGTCGTTCTCACCCCTGCGGCGGAAGCGATGCTCGGCTGTATTGCCAAAGCGCAAGCCTTGCAACAGGAAATTCCAGACAGTGTGATTCTGCAACAGTTTCAAAATCCGGCGAATCCCAGCATTCATCAAGCAACCACAGGGCCAGAAATTTGGCGCGATACCGAAGGTGAGGTCGATATTGTCGTGGCAGGTGTCGGGACGGGTGGAACCCTAATGGGCATTTCCCGCTACCTCAAGCCCTTGAGACCCAGCTTGCAAAGCATTGCCGTTCAACCGGCGCGATCGCCCGTTCTCTCTGGTGGGGTGGCCGGATCGCATCAGCTGACTGGAATGGGCCCTAATTTTGTTTCCCCCTTAGTCGACCACAGTCTCATTGATGAAGTCCTCTCGGCCTACGAAGAGGATGCGATCGCAGTGATTCGCACCTGTGCTGCCCGCGAAGGCATTCCCCTCGGCATCTCCAGTGGAGCCATTGTTTGGGCTGCATTACAGGTTGCCAAACGCCCAGAAAATGCGGGGAAGCGCATCGTAGCGGTCTGTCCTTCCGGCAGTGAACGCTATCTCTCCAGCACATTGCTTGCCGACATCAACCTTGAGAGCGATGACATTTCTGATTGGGTCGCGATCGCCCAAAGTCAGGCATGA